One window of the Betaproteobacteria bacterium genome contains the following:
- a CDS encoding BrnA antitoxin family protein → MRKEYDFSNARKNPYASQLKKQVTIRLDEESIGYFKALSEEVGIPYQSLINLYLRDCAASHRKLNLDWK, encoded by the coding sequence ATGCGAAAAGAATACGACTTCTCCAACGCCAGGAAGAATCCCTACGCTTCTCAGTTGAAGAAGCAGGTCACGATTCGCCTGGATGAAGAATCAATTGGCTACTTCAAGGCCCTGTCAGAGGAGGTCGGTATTCCCTACCAAAGCCTCATCAACCTCTACTTGCGAGACTGCGCAGCGTCCCACCGTAAATTGAATCTCGACTGGAAGTAG
- a CDS encoding BrnT family toxin, with the protein MSTLHFEWDEQKASANVKKHGVSFEEAKSAFYDTRAKLIDDPDHSGDEDRFVLLGLSVALKLLVVCHCYRGDGGVIRLISARKATAKEMKSYP; encoded by the coding sequence ATGAGCACTCTGCACTTCGAGTGGGACGAACAGAAGGCCTCTGCCAACGTCAAAAAGCACGGCGTGAGCTTCGAAGAGGCGAAATCCGCCTTCTACGACACCCGCGCCAAGCTTATCGACGACCCCGACCATTCTGGCGACGAAGATCGTTTTGTCCTGCTTGGCCTGAGCGTTGCGCTAAAGCTCCTGGTCGTCTGCCATTGCTATCGAGGCGACGGTGGTGTGATTCGCTTGATCTCCGCCCGAAAAGCGACGGCCAAGGAAATGAAGTCTTACCCGTAA